From one Bos javanicus breed banteng chromosome 15, ARS-OSU_banteng_1.0, whole genome shotgun sequence genomic stretch:
- the ALKBH3 gene encoding alpha-ketoglutarate-dependent dioxygenase alkB homolog 3 isoform X2 codes for MEDKRRRARVQGAWAGPAKSQATAQPAPTAENSLQQRPGKAWMNKEQHLSDRQFVFKEPQEVVRRAPEPRVIEKEGVYEISMSPTGISRVCLCPGFVDLKEADSVFEQLCRDVPWKQRTGIRDDVTYQQPRLTAWYGELPYTYSRITMEPNPHWHPVLLTLKNQIEENTGHSFNSLLCNLYRNEKDSVDWHSDDEPSLGRCPIIASLSFGATRMFEMRKKPPPEVLQSILKEISPGCSLEALMLKLKLQYFGHLMRRADSLEKTLTWERLRAGGEGDRRG; via the exons ATGGAGGACAAAAGACGGCGAGCCCgagtgcagggagcctgggctgGTCCTGCTAAGAGCCAGGCCACTGCTCAGCCAG CTCCCACTGCTGAGAACAGTCTCCAACAGAGACCTGGTAAAGCCTGGATGAACAAGGAGCAGCATCTGTCTGACAGACAGTTTGTGTTCAAAGAACCCCAGGAG GTGGTACGCAGAGCCCCAGAGCCACGAGTGATTGA AAAAGAGGGTGTGTATGAAATCAGCATGTCACCCACAGGCATATCTAG GGTGTGTTTGTGTCCTGGCTTTGTTGACTTGAAAGAGGCCGACTCAGTGTTTGAACAGCTTTGTCGGGATGTTCCCTGGAAGCAGAGGACTGGCATCAGAGACG atGTAACTTACCAGCAACCAAGACTTACAGCATGGTATGGAGAACTTCCTTACACTTATTCAAGAATCACTATGGAACCAAATCCTCAC TGGCATCCTGTGCTGCTCACGCTGAAGAACCAAATTGAAGAGAACACTGGCCACAGCTTCAACTCCTTGCTTTGCAATCTTTACCGAAATGAGAAGGACAGCGTGGACTGGCACAGCGATGATGAACCTTCACTGGGGAGGTGCCCCATCATTGCTTCACTCAGTTTTGGTGCCACACGAATGTTTGAGATGAGAAAGAAGCCCCCACCA GAAGTActgcagtccatcctaaaggagatcagtcctgggtgttcattggaagcactgatgttgaagctgaaactccaatactttggccatctgatgcgaagagctgactcattggaaaagaccctgacctgggaaagattgagggcaggaggagaaggggacaggagaggatga
- the ALKBH3 gene encoding alpha-ketoglutarate-dependent dioxygenase alkB homolog 3 isoform X3 produces MEDKRRRARVQGAWAGPAKSQATAQPAPTAENSLQQRPGKAWMNKEQHLSDRQFVFKEPQEVVRRAPEPRVIEKEGVYEISMSPTGISRVCLCPGFVDLKEADSVFEQLCRDVPWKQRTGIRDDVTYQQPRLTAWYGELPYTYSRITMEPNPHWHPVLLTLKNQIEENTGHSFNSLLCNLYRNEKDSVDWHSDDEPSLGRCPIIASLSFGATRMFEMRKKPPPCCLSSLKGSTAVHPKGDQSWVFIGSTDVEAETPILWPSDAKS; encoded by the exons ATGGAGGACAAAAGACGGCGAGCCCgagtgcagggagcctgggctgGTCCTGCTAAGAGCCAGGCCACTGCTCAGCCAG CTCCCACTGCTGAGAACAGTCTCCAACAGAGACCTGGTAAAGCCTGGATGAACAAGGAGCAGCATCTGTCTGACAGACAGTTTGTGTTCAAAGAACCCCAGGAG GTGGTACGCAGAGCCCCAGAGCCACGAGTGATTGA AAAAGAGGGTGTGTATGAAATCAGCATGTCACCCACAGGCATATCTAG GGTGTGTTTGTGTCCTGGCTTTGTTGACTTGAAAGAGGCCGACTCAGTGTTTGAACAGCTTTGTCGGGATGTTCCCTGGAAGCAGAGGACTGGCATCAGAGACG atGTAACTTACCAGCAACCAAGACTTACAGCATGGTATGGAGAACTTCCTTACACTTATTCAAGAATCACTATGGAACCAAATCCTCAC TGGCATCCTGTGCTGCTCACGCTGAAGAACCAAATTGAAGAGAACACTGGCCACAGCTTCAACTCCTTGCTTTGCAATCTTTACCGAAATGAGAAGGACAGCGTGGACTGGCACAGCGATGATGAACCTTCACTGGGGAGGTGCCCCATCATTGCTTCACTCAGTTTTGGTGCCACACGAATGTTTGAGATGAGAAAGAAGCCCCCACCA TGTTGCCTGTCCTCTTTGAAAGGAAGTActgcagtccatcctaaaggagatcagtcctgggtgttcattggaagcactgatgttgaagctgaaactccaatactttggccatctgatgcgaagagctga